The following DNA comes from Hyphococcus flavus.
GTGATTATCGAAGCATCAGGCGCGTTTGCAAAAGTGCACATTATCGACAATGGCGTCGGCTTGCCAAAAGAAGAACGACATCGATTAGCCGAACCATATATGACGACTCGCGCCAAGGGGACTGGCCTCGGTCTGGCGATTGTAAAGAAGGTCGCCGAAGAACATGGCGGCGCGCTTGAATTCGAAGACGACCAGACGCTTGGCGAAACTGGCGCGAAGATGACGATTTCATTGCAGTTGATTGGCGCAAGCGAGAATGCGCCGCATGCAACGGCTGCTGAATAGGGGACAACAAAAGGATGCAGGGTAGGTTGTAATGAGTGTTGATGTTCTTGTTGTAGATGATGAAGCCGATATTCGGGAGCTGATTTCCGGCATTCTCGAAGACGAGGGGTTTAATCCGCGTACGGCTTCTGATTCCGATTCTGCATTGTCTGCGGTGAAGGATCGTTGTCCTGCACTCGTGATCCTGGACGTGTGGCTGCAGAATTCAAAACTTGACGGCATAGAAATTCTTGAAGTGCTCAAGAAGCTGCATCCCGGATTGCCGGTCGTTATCATCTCGGGCCATGGCACGATCGAAACGGCGGTCGCGGCGATCAAGAAGGGCGCTTACGACTTTGTCGAAAAGCCTTTTAATGCTGACCGTCTCATCCTCGCATGCAATCGCGCATTGGAAGCGGCGAGCCTTGCCCGCGAAGTATCCGAACTGCGTGAGCGCGCGCCGGATTGGGGTCTGATTGGTTCGTCCGCAGCCGTATCATCGCTAAGAAACGTGATTGAACGTGTGGCGGACGCGCGTTCCCGCGTCCTGATTTCAGGCCCGCCGGGATCCGGCAAGGAAATGATCGCCCGGCTTTTGCATGCGCGCTCCAGCCGGCGAACCCGTCCATTTGTCGTCGTCAGCGCCGCTTCGATTGCACCGGAACGCATGGAAGAAGAACTCTTCGGCATTGAAGGCGAGGACGGCGAAACAAAAATGATCGGGCTCATGGAGAAGGCCCATGGCGGTACGCTGATGTTTGACGAGGTCAGCGACATGCCCCTCGAAACGCAGGGTAAAATCCTGCGCGTTCTTGTCGAACAGCGGTTCAAACGGGTCGGCGGACAAAAAGCGGTTGAGGTCGATGTTCGAATTGTTTCGACCACGTCGCACGATCTGCTGGCGCTGGCGGCGGAAGGAAATTTCCGTGAAGATCTTTTTCACCGGCTGAATGTCGTTTCGATCAATGCGCCCGGCCTTGATGAGCGGCGCGAGGACATACCCTCATTGGTGGCGTTTTTTGTCGACCGTATCGCGAAGTCATCGGGGCTGCCCAAGCGTCCGTTGTCATCGGAAGCGATGGCTGCGCTGCAGGCTTGTGCTTGGCCTGGCAATGTCCGTCAGTTGCGCAATGTCATCGAGCGTACGTTGATCTTGATGGGGCGCGATCCGGAAATTGAAATTACGTGCGAACACTTGCCGACGGAAGTGATGGATTCCGGTCTCACTATTCCGGCCGGTGAAGGGCTCGAGCAAATTATCACTTTGCCCCTGCGCGAAGCGCGGGAACGGTTCGAGCGGGAGTACCTCATCGCGCAAATTAACCGTTTTGGGGGGAATATATCCCGCACGGCGACGTTTATCGGGATGGAGCGGTCCGCTTTACACCGAAAGTTAAAAGCGCTGGGCGTAAACGGTCAGTCACGCGCCGAGAGCGCTTGAATGTAAAGGCGAATCTTATCCCGGATGGGAAATAACAAGGTTGAATGATTTATGCGCGTTATCGTCTGCGGCGCCGGGCGCGTTGGCGTCGGCATTGCGCGGCGTCTGTCGCGGGAAAACAATGAAGTCACGGTTGTCGATCAGTCCAAGGAACTGATCCGGGCCGTTGCTGAACGCCTGGACGTCAAGGGCGTTGTCGGCAATGGCGCCTATCCGGAAACGCTTGAGGAAGCCGGCGCCCGCGAAGCGGACATGGTGATCGCAGTCACCTTTTCCGACGAAGTCAACATGGTTGCCTGTCAGATTGCGCACTCGTTGTTTAACGTGCCGACCAAGATTGCGCGGGTGCGGGCGCAAGCTTATCTCGACCCGCGCTATTCCGATCTGTTTTCGCGCACGCATCTGCCGATTGACGTCATCATTTCGCCCGAGCGTGAAGTTTCAGAGGCGATCATTCAGCGTATGTCCACCCCCGGCGCGTTTGAAATCAAATCATTCGTGGACGGAAGAGTATGGGCCGTTGGCGTCAAGCTTCGCGACGATTGCCCGATCATTAACACGCCGTTGCGGCAGGTGGCTGAGCTGTTCCCTGATCTCAAGATTACGATTGTCGCCATCAAACGCGGCGAACATATGTGGCGCGCTCATTCCGGCGACCAGCTTGAGCCCGGCGATCGCGTCTTTTTCGTTTCGGACCGTAACGACGTTACGCGCGCGCTCGAGATCATGGGTGAGGCGGGGCGTCAGGCGCGGCGCGTGATTATCGTCGGCGGCGGGAATATCGGCCTGTTTGTCGCCAAGGGTCTTGAAAAAATCGGTTCGATGAAAATCAGGCTGATTGAAAAGGATCGCAAGCGGGCGGAGTTTATTGCTGAAGAACTGGAACGGACCATTGTGCTTCAGGGGGATGGGCTTGACCGCGCCGTATTGCGTGAGGCGGGTGTTGCCGAGGCTGAAACGGTGGTTTCTGTGACTGACAACGATCAGGTCAACATGCTGGCCTGTGTTGTGGCGAAGCGTGAAGGCTCGCGGCGGTCATTGGCGCTTATTAATGACCTTGATTATGGACCAATTTCTGAGGCTGTTGGTGTTGATCGCTATGTGGATCCGCGTGCGACGACAGTTTCTACAATTCTTCAGCATGTCCGGCGTGGCCGTATCAAAGGCGTTTATTCCCTTTCTGATGGCGCCGCTGAGTTGATTGATGCTGTGGCGCTAGAGACGTCGCCGCTGGTTGACAAGCCGCTGCGTGAAGCGAGCCTGCCAGAAGGCGTGATGATCGGCGCTGTTTACCGTGATGGCGAGGTGCAGATGCCAACGGGTGATACGGTTATCAGTGCTGGCGACCGGATCGTACTCATGTCCATGCGTGAAAATGTAAAAGATGTGGAACAAATGTTCCGTGTCAGTATCGAATATTTCTGATCCTTCATTTCTTCAGGCGGCAAGATGGCGTGGGTAGGCATTCTTCGATCTTTCGCGGCGATGCTTTGCATTGTTGCGATTATGCTTGTACCGCCCGCATTGATCGCGCTTGCCACGGAAAGCTCTTCGTTCGGCGCTTATGTATTCTCAATAGCGGTAACGGGGCTTACCGGTGGCGGCGCTTATGTGGCGAGCCTCGGCCGCCGCAATCCGGCCGGCTTTCGCGGTGCGCTGATCGTCATTTTATTGTGGTGGATCGTCGTGCCGGTGTTTGCTGGGTTGCCGATCATGGCCGAAGGATACTCATTCAGCGACGCCTATTTTGAAACGGTGTCCGCCATGACAACGACCGGCGGATGGCTTTCTAACGAAACCGCTATCGCGTCTGTCCCCGGCGCGATATGGCGGGCTGAACTGCAATGGCTTGGCGGTCTCGCGTCGCTGGCAATCGCGGCGGCGATTTTTATCCGGCCGGCTTTTATCGGCATTGATACCTTGCTGCCGCCGTTCTCGCGCGGCGACCGGGACTCGTTCTTGCGTCCGCTTCGCAATGCTGTCGTTTCATTCGCCAGCGTTTATTCGATTATTACACTGGCGGCATTTTCGGTGATTGCGCTTGCGGGCGCCAGCGTATTTGACGCCGCTATATTGGCTATGACCACTGTCGCGTCTGGCGGGTTTATCCCGCATGAAAACGGACTAGCGGGGTACGGGCCTTCTATTCTTGCGCCGATCTTTTTCTTCACGCTTCTTGGCGGCGTCAACTTCGTTCTGGTCGCGCGGATTGTCAGCGGTAATAAAGAACGTTTACGCGATATAGAGACAGGCGCCTATCTTCTCATCGTTATCTGGGCGGCGGTCCTGTTCTGGGTCACAGCCGGGGCGGGCGATGTCGTCTTGCTTGGCCCCCAGCTTTTCAACGCAGCATCTTTGGTGACAACAAACGGCTACATGATCGGCGAAGCGCCGCCGCTGTTGGCCGTGCTTGTCACCGCAATCATTGGCGCAGCAGCGGTTTCAACAGCAGGCGGTTTTAAAGTGTTGCGATGGCTGGTGATCATGCGGCGCGCGCGCGAAGAATTAAGGCGGTTGATCACGCCGAGCCGGGTGTTCGGAACAAGCCGTGTCGCTAACGAACTTGGCGTTTGGATGCACTTCATTGTGTTTACCTTGACTCTTGCCGGGCTGCTGATTGCCGTCAGTCTCTGGGGCCATCCATTTGAGCTTGGCGTGGCGGCCGCTACGGCGGCGCTCAGCAATGCCGGGCCGCTTATCAGTCTTGCGGAAGGCGGGGCGGATGGCTACGCCGTGTTTGACGAGCCGCTGCGCTGGTTGCTGCTTGGCGGAATGATCCTTGGCAGGCTTGAGGCGGCCGTAGCTTTAGCGCTAATTAATCGTGCATTCTGGAGATGGTGAGCTATGTCGCGCGTTGCATATGTAAATGGTTCTTTCACGCCTCACCTTAACGCGCATGTCCATATTGAAGATCGGGGCTATCAATTCGCCGATGGCGTTTACGAAGTGTGCATCGTCATTGACGGGCGCACCTATGATTTCGACGGTCATTACAGACGCCTTGAAAGATCGCTGAACGAGCTTCGCATGCCTGCGCCTATGAAGCGGGCGCCGCTGGAGGCCGTTATCCGCGAATTGCTACGGCGAAACCGGTTGCGCGACGCTCTTGTTTATATTCAGGTGACGCGCGGGGTCGCGCCGAGAAATCATCCGTTTCCACCAAATGGCGCCGAGCCCGTGATGGTGATGACGGCGCGCCGGTTTAATGTATCGGAAAGCGATGCAAAAGCGGCAAAAGGCGTGAAAGTTATTTCACAGCCGGACATTCGCTGGGGGCGCGTTGATATTAAAACTGTTGGACTACTGCCGAATGTTTTGGCGAA
Coding sequences within:
- the trkA gene encoding Trk system potassium transporter TrkA, with translation MRVIVCGAGRVGVGIARRLSRENNEVTVVDQSKELIRAVAERLDVKGVVGNGAYPETLEEAGAREADMVIAVTFSDEVNMVACQIAHSLFNVPTKIARVRAQAYLDPRYSDLFSRTHLPIDVIISPEREVSEAIIQRMSTPGAFEIKSFVDGRVWAVGVKLRDDCPIINTPLRQVAELFPDLKITIVAIKRGEHMWRAHSGDQLEPGDRVFFVSDRNDVTRALEIMGEAGRQARRVIIVGGGNIGLFVAKGLEKIGSMKIRLIEKDRKRAEFIAEELERTIVLQGDGLDRAVLREAGVAEAETVVSVTDNDQVNMLACVVAKREGSRRSLALINDLDYGPISEAVGVDRYVDPRATTVSTILQHVRRGRIKGVYSLSDGAAELIDAVALETSPLVDKPLREASLPEGVMIGAVYRDGEVQMPTGDTVISAGDRIVLMSMRENVKDVEQMFRVSIEYF
- a CDS encoding potassium transporter TrkG: MAWVGILRSFAAMLCIVAIMLVPPALIALATESSSFGAYVFSIAVTGLTGGGAYVASLGRRNPAGFRGALIVILLWWIVVPVFAGLPIMAEGYSFSDAYFETVSAMTTTGGWLSNETAIASVPGAIWRAELQWLGGLASLAIAAAIFIRPAFIGIDTLLPPFSRGDRDSFLRPLRNAVVSFASVYSIITLAAFSVIALAGASVFDAAILAMTTVASGGFIPHENGLAGYGPSILAPIFFFTLLGGVNFVLVARIVSGNKERLRDIETGAYLLIVIWAAVLFWVTAGAGDVVLLGPQLFNAASLVTTNGYMIGEAPPLLAVLVTAIIGAAAVSTAGGFKVLRWLVIMRRAREELRRLITPSRVFGTSRVANELGVWMHFIVFTLTLAGLLIAVSLWGHPFELGVAAATAALSNAGPLISLAEGGADGYAVFDEPLRWLLLGGMILGRLEAAVALALINRAFWRW
- a CDS encoding D-amino-acid transaminase, producing MSRVAYVNGSFTPHLNAHVHIEDRGYQFADGVYEVCIVIDGRTYDFDGHYRRLERSLNELRMPAPMKRAPLEAVIRELLRRNRLRDALVYIQVTRGVAPRNHPFPPNGAEPVMVMTARRFNVSESDAKAAKGVKVISQPDIRWGRVDIKTVGLLPNVLAKQAAVEAGAAETFLVRDGVVTECSSSNAWIVDKSGVLITHPKGNHILGGITRETAIACAQELQLKVEERAFTLEEAKAATEAFMTSATSFVMPIVAIDDSRIGDGQPGPIAARLRNAYKNKACGN
- a CDS encoding sigma-54-dependent transcriptional regulator gives rise to the protein MSVDVLVVDDEADIRELISGILEDEGFNPRTASDSDSALSAVKDRCPALVILDVWLQNSKLDGIEILEVLKKLHPGLPVVIISGHGTIETAVAAIKKGAYDFVEKPFNADRLILACNRALEAASLAREVSELRERAPDWGLIGSSAAVSSLRNVIERVADARSRVLISGPPGSGKEMIARLLHARSSRRTRPFVVVSAASIAPERMEEELFGIEGEDGETKMIGLMEKAHGGTLMFDEVSDMPLETQGKILRVLVEQRFKRVGGQKAVEVDVRIVSTTSHDLLALAAEGNFREDLFHRLNVVSINAPGLDERREDIPSLVAFFVDRIAKSSGLPKRPLSSEAMAALQACAWPGNVRQLRNVIERTLILMGRDPEIEITCEHLPTEVMDSGLTIPAGEGLEQIITLPLREARERFEREYLIAQINRFGGNISRTATFIGMERSALHRKLKALGVNGQSRAESA